A stretch of the Lolium perenne isolate Kyuss_39 chromosome 3, Kyuss_2.0, whole genome shotgun sequence genome encodes the following:
- the LOC127342380 gene encoding uncharacterized protein, whose translation MAQPRQRRLTALMVLLSLCCLGGAASAAGSTGRHDGAAAAATEKSAGQEAARGFTATTAAEEEVVPARVEMEQVDVQDYPPTESNARHDPGYPRPRGPRHP comes from the exons ATGGCGCAGCCGCGGCAGCGAAGACTCACGGCGCTCATGGTGTTGCTCTCCCTCTGCTGCCTCGGCGGCGCGGCTTCTGCAG CGGGCAGCACTGGCCGGCATGATGGAGCGGCGGCGGCTGCCACTGAGAAGTCCGCCGGACAG GAGGCGGCGCGCGGCTTCACGGCGACGACCGCGGCGGAGGAGGAAGTAGTGCCGGCGAGGGTGGAGATGGAGCAGGTCGACGTCCAGGACTACCCCCCTACAGAGTCCAACGCCCGGCACGACCCGGGGTACCCGCGCCCGCGGGGGCCGCGACACCCGTGA